In Carya illinoinensis cultivar Pawnee chromosome 16, C.illinoinensisPawnee_v1, whole genome shotgun sequence, a single window of DNA contains:
- the LOC122299582 gene encoding type IV inositol polyphosphate 5-phosphatase 11 isoform X2 has protein sequence MVYMYPNSTANQDHEGIKTVGADNLCDFSSSSDLCICIVTWNMNGQVMCYEDLAEIVGSRSRKFDLLVIGLQEVPRNNILQPLQAALVETHILLGKSIMQSLQLYVFGPKKSDLFSKELLQVDNHSIGGFGGLIGRKKGAVAIRINYKGIRMVFISCHLSAHAHRVEERNSQCRHMSHSLFSKNWKPYDRPAHITVWLGDLNYRLQGIDTHPARNLIHQDLHRMLISKDQLLQEAERGHIFNGYCEGTLTFKPTYKYNVGSSKYDTSYKVRVPSWTDRILFKIEDMEKINANLHSYESMDEITSSDHKPVKAHICLKLINNKQ, from the exons GGAATAAAGACAGTTGGGGCGGATAATCTATGCGATTTCTCGAGCAGTTCGGATCTCTGCATTTGCATCGTTACATGGAACATGAATGGGCAG gTCATGTGTTACGAAGATCTTGCAGAAATAGTAGGGAGCAGATCACGAAAATTCGATCTTCTGGTTATAGGGTTGCAGGAGGTTCCACGGAACAACATTTTACAGCCATTGCAGGCTGCTCTTGTGGAAACTCACAT TCTGTTAGGAAAATCAATTATGCAATCTCTGCAGCTGTATGTCTTTGGACCAAAGAAGTCAGATTTATTCAGCAAAG AATTACTTCAGGTAGATAATCATTCTATTGGGGGTTTTGGAGGATTAATTGGTAGAAAGAAAGGTGCTGTGGCAATTCGCATCAACTACAAAGGCATCCGAATGGTGTTCATTTCATGCCATCTTTCCG cTCATGCACATAGGGTAGAAGAGAGAAACTCGCAGTGCAGGCACATGTCACACTCACTATTCTCCAAGAACTGGAAGCCTTATGACAGACCTGCTCACATCACTGTCTGGTTAGGAGATCTCAATTACAGGTTACAAGGCATCGACACACATCCAGCAAGAAATTTAATACACCAAGACCTTCACAGA ATGCTCATAAGCAAAGACCAACTCTTACAAGAGGCTGAAAGAGGACATATTTTCAATGGCTACTGCGAAGGGACATTGACATTCAAACCTACCTATAAATATAATGTTGGAAGTAGCAAGTACGACACTAGTTACAAG GTAAGAGTGCCATCATGGACCGATCGAATATTGTTCAAGATAGAAGACATGGAGAAAATCAATGCAAACTTACATTCTTACGAGTCAATGGATGAAATAACCAGCTCTGATCATAAACCAGTTAAAGCTCACATCTGTTTAAAACTTATTAACAATAAACAGTAG